The following coding sequences are from one Pusillimonas sp. DMV24BSW_D window:
- the folB gene encoding dihydroneopterin aldolase, with the protein MLTRRIYFSQLALDARIGILEHELRATQPLHIDVEVDIDISQPVNDHNIQTVLDYRLLRSAIVEECTQAHVNLIETLVEQVADRLFREFAEVRHLKLRISKPNAFSDCAAVGVEIQRSRND; encoded by the coding sequence ATGCTTACCCGCCGTATTTATTTTTCACAGTTGGCGCTTGACGCCCGTATTGGTATCCTTGAACACGAACTGCGTGCCACGCAACCTTTGCATATTGATGTTGAAGTGGACATTGATATTTCGCAACCGGTAAATGATCACAATATTCAAACCGTGCTCGATTACCGCCTGCTGCGCAGCGCCATTGTGGAAGAATGTACGCAGGCCCACGTAAACCTCATCGAAACACTGGTCGAACAAGTGGCCGACCGTCTGTTTCGCGAGTTTGCAGAAGTGCGCCACCTGAAACTACGTATCAGCAAACCCAATGCCTTTTCCGACTGCGCCGCAGTCGGCGTTGAAATTCAACGCAGCCGCAACG
- a CDS encoding ATP synthase subunit I — MKPGETEPVRLEPIKLTEAERRKVQASAVKGLVHVLAAQAGMMLVAVVVSWGVAGVEAGASALLGALSCFVPNALFAARLLLGMVAGRPASPGRFLVGELVKLLASVALLVLVVYVAQAWLVWPALLFGLLMVLKGYVLLLMFGRLP; from the coding sequence GTGAAGCCTGGGGAAACCGAGCCGGTAAGGCTGGAACCAATAAAGCTAACTGAGGCCGAGCGCAGAAAAGTGCAGGCAAGTGCCGTTAAGGGGCTTGTTCATGTGCTGGCCGCTCAGGCGGGCATGATGCTTGTTGCCGTTGTGGTTTCCTGGGGGGTCGCTGGGGTTGAAGCCGGAGCATCGGCGCTTTTGGGCGCGTTGTCCTGTTTTGTTCCTAATGCGCTTTTTGCTGCGCGCCTGCTGTTGGGCATGGTTGCCGGTCGGCCCGCCAGTCCTGGCCGGTTTCTGGTTGGCGAGCTCGTGAAATTACTTGCATCAGTTGCTTTGCTGGTGCTGGTAGTTTATGTAGCGCAGGCCTGGCTTGTGTGGCCGGCACTGTTGTTCGGCTTGCTCATGGTGTTGAAAGGTTACGTGTTACTGCTTATGTTTGGGCGGCTGCCGTAA
- a CDS encoding enoyl-CoA hydratase encodes MSEPMIKTDIQGRVGLVTLNRAKVLNALSNELIDEVAQAMREFDANDDIGAIVLTGNEKAFAAGADIAAMKDWSYADVYKQDYLGHNWESLRRIRKPVIAAVSGFALGGGCELAMQCDFIIAGENAKFGQPEIKLGIIPGYGGTQRLPRAMGKAKAMDMILTARMIGAQEAEQAGLVARVVPTEKVLEEAMAAAAVIASMPLPAVMMAKESINRAYESPLNEGLLFERRNFHALFSTHDQKEGMNAFVEKREAKFRHE; translated from the coding sequence ATGAGCGAGCCAATGATCAAAACCGACATTCAAGGGCGTGTGGGGCTGGTTACCCTGAATCGGGCAAAAGTGTTGAATGCGCTCAGCAATGAATTAATCGATGAAGTGGCACAGGCCATGCGCGAATTCGATGCTAACGATGACATTGGCGCCATCGTGTTAACAGGGAATGAGAAAGCTTTTGCTGCCGGCGCGGATATTGCGGCGATGAAAGATTGGTCGTACGCCGATGTTTACAAACAGGATTACCTGGGGCATAACTGGGAATCGCTGCGCCGTATTCGTAAACCCGTTATTGCTGCGGTGTCCGGCTTTGCACTGGGCGGCGGCTGTGAGTTGGCCATGCAATGCGATTTCATTATTGCGGGTGAAAACGCCAAGTTTGGGCAGCCTGAAATCAAGCTGGGCATTATTCCCGGCTATGGTGGCACCCAGCGCTTGCCGCGTGCCATGGGCAAGGCCAAAGCCATGGATATGATTCTGACGGCCCGTATGATTGGTGCGCAAGAGGCCGAGCAGGCCGGCCTGGTTGCACGGGTTGTACCCACTGAAAAAGTGCTGGAAGAAGCCATGGCGGCTGCAGCGGTCATCGCCTCTATGCCTTTACCGGCGGTCATGATGGCCAAAGAAAGCATTAATCGCGCATACGAATCACCGTTAAATGAAGGCTTGTTGTTTGAGCGCCGCAACTTCCACGCCTTGTTCTCGACGCATGATCAAAAAGAGGGCATGAATGCGTTCGTCGAAAAGCGTGAGGCCAAGTTTCGGCATGAATAA
- a CDS encoding NAD(P)/FAD-dependent oxidoreductase, producing the protein MSLQANSAPSFYDAVIVGAGPAGVSCAVWLSRLGFKPLLVDAADAVGGLCRINPFMDDWNASLPGVNGLQVAQNLAQSVVQSKVALRLEWPVQSVRVCAPGFQISGPHNETITGRFLVLATGVKARGLNQAPPDPQILVGPGQHVAGFDFTNKRVAVLGGGDNAFENALFAFEKGAHSVQVYARTVRAQQQFVQQLPVGSLTVGAYTVDPEQRTVNGVAYDVLLVMYGWAPNADFANDLGLACTARGFISSDFETAQTSSDGVYAIGEVASRQHPCVVTALADGVTAAKAIQARLEANAK; encoded by the coding sequence ATGAGTCTTCAAGCAAACAGTGCACCTTCTTTTTACGACGCAGTGATTGTGGGTGCGGGTCCGGCGGGCGTGTCGTGCGCGGTGTGGTTGTCGCGCCTGGGCTTTAAGCCGTTATTGGTCGACGCCGCCGATGCAGTGGGAGGGTTGTGTCGAATTAACCCGTTCATGGACGATTGGAATGCCAGTTTGCCAGGTGTGAATGGTTTGCAGGTTGCGCAGAATCTGGCCCAAAGCGTGGTGCAGTCGAAAGTGGCGTTGCGTCTGGAGTGGCCGGTTCAATCGGTGCGGGTTTGCGCGCCGGGCTTTCAGATATCGGGCCCACACAATGAAACAATCACAGGTCGTTTTTTGGTGTTGGCCACGGGAGTTAAAGCGCGAGGGTTGAATCAAGCGCCGCCTGATCCCCAGATTTTGGTTGGGCCGGGGCAACATGTTGCCGGCTTTGATTTCACCAATAAGCGGGTTGCGGTTCTGGGCGGCGGTGACAATGCATTTGAAAATGCCTTGTTCGCATTCGAAAAGGGGGCGCACAGCGTGCAGGTTTATGCGCGTACGGTCCGTGCGCAACAGCAATTTGTTCAGCAGTTACCGGTTGGTTCCCTAACGGTTGGGGCGTATACCGTTGACCCTGAACAGCGCACGGTGAACGGTGTCGCATATGATGTTCTGTTAGTGATGTATGGGTGGGCGCCCAACGCCGATTTTGCGAACGACTTGGGCTTGGCGTGCACTGCGCGCGGCTTTATTTCAAGTGACTTTGAGACGGCCCAAACCAGTTCTGATGGGGTCTATGCCATTGGCGAGGTGGCATCGCGTCAGCACCCTTGCGTGGTTACCGCCCTGGCCGATGGGGTAACCGCGGCCAAGGCGATTCAAGCAAGATTGGAAGCGAACGCTAAGTAG
- a CDS encoding M61 family metallopeptidase, with protein MNTKPILYRLTPADPAGHCFSVQVTIAQPDTEGQILSLPAWIPGSYLLRDFSRQIQDIRAHDAQNAPVVITKTGSHSWQCAPCHGALHIEYRVYAWDLSVRGAHFDETHAFFNGTSVFLFPHGQTNQPCLLDISPPPHTNKWKVFTSLPEANPQQYSTAAKRHGFGLYEAPNYDALIDHPVEMGTPQVVSFEAHGAEHEMVFTGEIPGLDLKRIAADTQKICEGQIALFEPQTKAAPFLDSASRYVFMTMVTGNAYGGLEHRASTALMISRNDLPVVAQQKAPDGYTTFLGLVSHEYFHTWNIKRIKPEAFTPYNLLQENHTRLLWVAEGFTSYYDDLMLLRSGVINETQYFSLLEKTIGLVMRSPGRHRQSIADSSYDAWTRFYKQDEESPNAIVSYYSKGALAAWGLDLTLRSATNGTRSLDDVMLLLWQRYGKTFYTGVQKGIEENAMAGLIQEATGVNVDDYLLRYVYGCEDVPLTKLLADQGVTLACETSNALPSLDVRTKTGSGQLELATVYKGGAGHRAGLSAGDLLVAVNGLRITDAASLDQAMRLCRPHQSVPVHVFRRDELRVFKVKTASPPNDKWTLKRVQTAAT; from the coding sequence ATGAATACAAAACCGATACTTTACCGCTTAACGCCCGCCGATCCGGCCGGGCACTGTTTTTCAGTTCAAGTAACCATTGCGCAACCGGATACAGAAGGGCAAATACTCAGCTTACCTGCCTGGATTCCAGGCAGTTACCTGCTACGCGATTTTTCCCGACAAATCCAGGATATTCGTGCCCACGACGCACAAAACGCGCCCGTCGTCATCACCAAAACCGGTTCCCATAGTTGGCAATGCGCCCCTTGCCACGGGGCTTTGCACATTGAATACCGTGTCTATGCCTGGGATCTTTCAGTGCGCGGCGCCCACTTCGACGAAACCCATGCTTTTTTCAACGGCACCAGTGTTTTTCTATTTCCGCACGGCCAAACCAACCAGCCCTGCTTGCTGGATATCTCGCCACCGCCACACACAAACAAATGGAAAGTCTTCACCAGCCTGCCCGAAGCCAACCCTCAGCAGTACTCAACGGCGGCCAAACGCCATGGTTTCGGATTGTATGAAGCACCCAATTACGATGCTCTGATCGATCATCCTGTTGAAATGGGTACGCCGCAAGTAGTGTCGTTTGAAGCGCATGGCGCCGAGCATGAAATGGTGTTTACAGGCGAGATACCGGGCCTGGATCTGAAACGTATCGCCGCAGACACACAGAAAATCTGTGAGGGGCAAATTGCACTGTTCGAACCGCAAACCAAGGCGGCACCTTTCCTGGATAGCGCCTCGCGCTATGTATTCATGACGATGGTAACCGGCAATGCGTACGGCGGCCTGGAGCACCGGGCCTCAACCGCACTGATGATCAGCCGCAACGATTTACCTGTTGTCGCGCAGCAAAAAGCACCAGACGGCTACACCACCTTTTTAGGCCTGGTCAGCCATGAGTACTTCCATACGTGGAACATCAAACGGATCAAGCCTGAAGCATTCACTCCCTACAACCTCTTGCAGGAAAATCACACGCGCTTGCTATGGGTGGCCGAAGGCTTTACTTCGTATTACGACGACCTGATGTTATTGCGTTCCGGCGTTATCAACGAAACCCAGTACTTTTCACTGCTGGAAAAAACGATTGGACTCGTCATGCGCTCACCAGGACGCCACCGGCAATCGATTGCCGACAGCAGTTACGATGCCTGGACCCGTTTCTACAAGCAAGATGAAGAGTCGCCCAATGCCATAGTGAGCTACTACAGCAAAGGTGCGTTAGCCGCGTGGGGACTCGATCTTACCCTTCGAAGCGCCACCAACGGAACCCGCTCGCTCGACGATGTCATGCTTCTGTTGTGGCAACGCTACGGCAAAACTTTCTACACGGGCGTGCAAAAAGGAATTGAGGAAAATGCCATGGCGGGCCTGATTCAGGAAGCCACCGGCGTGAATGTCGATGACTATCTGTTGCGTTATGTCTATGGTTGCGAAGACGTACCGCTAACCAAACTGCTGGCAGACCAGGGGGTCACGCTGGCGTGCGAAACAAGCAATGCGCTGCCGTCGCTCGATGTTCGAACCAAAACCGGCAGCGGCCAATTGGAACTGGCGACGGTATACAAAGGGGGGGCGGGGCACCGGGCCGGGCTATCGGCCGGCGACTTACTGGTGGCGGTAAACGGGTTACGTATTACCGACGCCGCCTCGCTAGACCAAGCCATGCGCCTGTGCCGACCTCATCAGAGCGTGCCGGTTCATGTTTTCCGCCGCGACGAGTTACGCGTGTTCAAAGTGAAAACCGCCTCGCCGCCAAACGATAAATGGACACTGAAACGAGTTCAAACCGCCGCTACTTAG